From the genome of Sphingobacterium kitahiroshimense, one region includes:
- a CDS encoding heme/hemin ABC transporter substrate-binding protein, translating to MYIAFGVHAQQRIITLNSSITETIFGLGVGNRVVATDVTSVSPMAAAALPRVSKNRSVSAEGLLSFEPNIILANEGEVPAAIIRQVRAAGVKYIALKPNYTIPGALNYIQQVADAISQPELGKGVVSQTKLSLNRITELVKSENKGKVPPKVLFIYARGTGTMSVAGKGSSLDAIINLAGGKNAIQEFSDFKPYTTEALVQANPDIILLFDFGASSLGGEDAILKLPGMRITNAGKNKRILAMNASLLVNFSNRLPDAILELHRGFVRIMDSK from the coding sequence ATGTATATTGCTTTTGGTGTTCATGCACAGCAACGGATTATTACATTGAACAGTTCCATTACTGAGACGATATTTGGATTAGGTGTGGGGAATCGTGTTGTTGCTACCGATGTGACCAGTGTCTCACCTATGGCCGCCGCAGCTTTGCCCCGTGTAAGTAAAAATCGTTCAGTTTCAGCAGAGGGATTACTTTCGTTTGAACCGAATATCATCTTAGCAAATGAAGGTGAAGTTCCTGCAGCAATCATTCGACAAGTACGCGCAGCTGGTGTAAAATATATAGCCTTAAAACCCAACTATACAATTCCAGGCGCTTTAAATTATATACAGCAAGTGGCGGATGCCATTAGTCAACCTGAGCTCGGAAAAGGAGTGGTATCCCAAACAAAGTTAAGTTTGAACCGTATTACTGAATTGGTTAAAAGTGAAAATAAAGGTAAAGTTCCTCCAAAAGTTCTTTTTATTTATGCACGTGGTACGGGCACTATGAGTGTCGCCGGTAAGGGGAGTAGTTTAGATGCAATCATCAATTTAGCTGGAGGAAAGAATGCTATTCAAGAGTTTTCTGATTTTAAACCTTATACGACAGAAGCGCTGGTACAGGCCAATCCAGATATAATATTGCTATTCGATTTTGGGGCTAGTAGTTTGGGGGGTGAGGATGCAATTTTAAAATTACCCGGTATGAGAATTACCAATGCAGGAAAAAATAAACGTATTCTCGCGATGAATGCTTCTTTATTAGTCAATTTTAGTAATCGGCTACCTGACGCAATTCTGGAATTGCACAGAGGTTTTGTAAGAATAATGGATTCAAAGTAA
- a CDS encoding FecCD family ABC transporter permease has translation MCIISLGLGAYFIPPRDIFSLLMQKTHLASATPINSMHEDVIFEIRLPRLLLGILVGAALGISGAAIQGIFRNPLAEPGLIGISSGASLFAVMIIAFETLVFTSLSAWIGYYVLAFGAFAGAGLTAFLVYRIASKNGKPSVTTMLLAGIAINAFAGALTGLMTYVSTEQQLRTITFWLLGSLGGATWENLLAVAPFIIIPLICLPFFGKSLNAFALGEMQADLLGVQTDRIKRWVVVLSTLAVGASVAVSGIIGFVGLIVPHIIRLIGGADHRFVLPGSLLFGALVLTLADVIARVSVAPIELPIGVITALLGTPLFLYILIKEK, from the coding sequence GTGTGTATAATTTCCTTGGGATTAGGGGCTTATTTTATTCCTCCCAGAGATATTTTTTCCTTGTTGATGCAAAAAACGCATTTAGCATCAGCAACACCCATCAACAGTATGCATGAGGATGTCATTTTTGAGATTCGATTACCACGCTTATTGCTGGGAATACTTGTAGGTGCAGCATTAGGTATCTCTGGAGCAGCTATCCAGGGAATATTTCGTAATCCATTAGCAGAACCTGGACTCATCGGTATATCTTCTGGCGCATCGTTATTTGCTGTGATGATCATTGCTTTTGAAACATTGGTTTTCACCTCACTTTCAGCTTGGATCGGTTATTATGTGTTAGCTTTTGGAGCGTTTGCAGGTGCAGGTTTAACAGCATTTTTGGTTTATCGTATAGCTAGTAAAAATGGTAAGCCATCCGTAACAACGATGTTATTGGCTGGAATTGCTATCAATGCTTTTGCTGGTGCACTGACGGGCTTGATGACCTATGTCTCGACCGAGCAGCAATTACGGACCATTACATTTTGGTTGCTTGGTAGTCTGGGTGGAGCTACATGGGAAAATCTATTGGCAGTTGCTCCGTTTATAATTATTCCCTTAATCTGTTTACCTTTTTTTGGAAAATCATTAAATGCATTCGCTCTCGGTGAAATGCAGGCCGATTTATTAGGTGTACAAACCGACCGTATCAAAAGATGGGTTGTAGTCCTTTCAACTTTAGCTGTAGGAGCTTCTGTAGCAGTTTCAGGCATTATCGGTTTTGTGGGATTGATTGTTCCTCATATTATTCGTCTTATAGGTGGGGCAGATCATCGATTTGTTTTACCTGGATCGTTGCTGTTTGGCGCTTTGGTGCTGACGCTAGCAGATGTTATAGCTCGGGTTTCGGTTGCTCCAATAGAGCTTCCAATTGGCGTGATCACCGCCCTATTGGGAACTCCTTTGTTTTTATATATTTTGATAAAGGAAAAATAA
- a CDS encoding heme ABC transporter ATP-binding protein encodes MLRVEKLNYEIKGRKLLKDVTFQVRKGEVLAVLGANGAGKSTLMGLLCGEKKPCSGSIHLNGKLLSDYTPYILSQCRALLSQQQQMTLSFKVDEIVLMGRYPHYKNVPQSHDLEVVAETMKLCGVASFADRDFLSLSGGEQQRVHLARVLAQIWDNPDALLLLDEPISALDLHYQQKVLGIAKALARKGLMVILIVHDVNFAATYANRIMMLKNGRKLFDGTPVEVLNKKEIYTIFSVESNVTMNPRTLKPYVQLEEMHVEFDSYLERL; translated from the coding sequence ATGTTACGTGTAGAGAAACTTAATTACGAAATCAAGGGAAGAAAACTCCTGAAAGATGTTACTTTTCAAGTACGGAAGGGAGAGGTATTGGCTGTGTTAGGTGCCAATGGCGCAGGAAAATCTACTTTGATGGGATTACTCTGCGGAGAAAAGAAACCCTGCTCAGGGAGCATTCACTTAAATGGAAAGCTACTGTCGGATTATACTCCATATATTTTGTCACAATGTAGAGCTTTATTGAGTCAGCAACAGCAAATGACTTTAAGTTTTAAAGTCGATGAAATTGTATTAATGGGTCGTTATCCACATTATAAAAATGTACCTCAATCGCATGATCTCGAAGTTGTAGCCGAAACAATGAAACTTTGTGGTGTAGCATCATTTGCAGACCGTGATTTTCTAAGTTTATCAGGTGGTGAACAGCAACGTGTCCATTTAGCTCGGGTCTTAGCGCAGATATGGGATAATCCAGATGCACTCTTGCTCTTAGATGAGCCTATTTCAGCATTGGATTTACATTATCAGCAGAAAGTTTTAGGTATTGCCAAAGCATTGGCGCGCAAAGGACTCATGGTTATTTTGATCGTACATGATGTTAATTTTGCAGCTACATATGCCAATCGCATTATGATGCTCAAAAATGGCAGAAAGCTATTTGATGGTACGCCAGTGGAGGTTTTGAATAAGAAAGAAATCTATACTATTTTTTCAGTCGAATCAAATGTGACGATGAATCCAAGAACATTGAAACCTTATGTTCAACTTGAAGAAATGCATGTTGAATTTGATAGTTATTTAGAAAGATTATAA
- a CDS encoding helix-turn-helix transcriptional regulator, whose protein sequence is MLVKSKIVELEDWLFEEEIPDSYVPDKPLVENKTIIEMGPVHMENFQLSTSGLFILHSKMNFDRPVQILTEIEGETITSQFIFFKPKDAKMPYGMSRHNIRYIPSVRTTHQVEPGIEYIYFIAVISKEYYLNLIKRDSLLHQQFVHEIEKGQYASFSEEDLVATYEMQHTISELIESKKKGEIRRLHTESRIVELLMYQFEQYNEQKGNTDSLFHEEDIQRLEMARHILEQRIANPPTQKELAAEVLTSESKLRKDFKEYFSVTIHDYLTRVRMEKAKNYLLADKKTVYEVALLTGYGHQNNFSSAFKKYYGISPGELKM, encoded by the coding sequence ATGTTAGTGAAAAGTAAAATAGTAGAGTTGGAAGATTGGCTTTTTGAGGAAGAAATCCCGGACAGTTATGTGCCAGACAAACCACTGGTTGAAAACAAAACCATTATTGAAATGGGGCCTGTGCATATGGAGAATTTTCAACTTTCAACTTCTGGTCTTTTTATATTACATTCTAAAATGAACTTCGATAGACCTGTACAGATCCTCACTGAAATAGAAGGTGAAACGATTACAAGTCAATTTATATTTTTTAAACCAAAAGATGCAAAAATGCCCTATGGCATGAGTAGACATAATATTCGTTACATTCCTTCTGTGCGAACAACCCATCAAGTAGAACCTGGTATTGAATATATTTATTTTATAGCAGTTATATCTAAAGAATATTACCTCAATTTAATTAAGAGAGATTCATTGCTCCATCAGCAGTTTGTGCATGAGATCGAAAAAGGGCAATATGCTTCATTTTCTGAAGAAGATCTTGTTGCTACTTACGAAATGCAACATACCATTTCTGAATTAATTGAATCAAAGAAAAAAGGAGAAATAAGAAGATTACATACCGAGTCTCGGATTGTTGAATTGCTGATGTACCAATTTGAACAGTACAACGAACAAAAAGGAAATACGGATTCTTTATTTCATGAGGAAGATATTCAACGGCTTGAAATGGCACGACACATCCTGGAGCAACGTATCGCAAATCCACCGACCCAAAAAGAACTGGCTGCAGAAGTGTTAACCAGTGAAAGTAAACTGCGTAAAGATTTTAAAGAATATTTCTCAGTTACTATTCACGATTATCTAACACGTGTACGTATGGAAAAAGCTAAAAATTATTTGTTAGCGGATAAAAAGACAGTATATGAAGTAGCATTGTTGACGGGGTATGGACATCAAAATAACTTCAGTAGCGCATTTAAAAAATATTACGGTATTTCTCCCGGAGAATTAAAAATGTAA
- a CDS encoding alpha/beta fold hydrolase: MEELQYSKIYGAENAGIPLVVIHGLFGMSDNWGTFGRNFGEKRQVHLLDLRNHGRSFHSEEMSIEVMVDDLSAYIASIGADQIDLIGHSLGGKVAMQFAIDHPEKVAKLIVADIAPKSYPPHHEDIFNALSAVNIETVENRKDVQIALEHYIKEPGVVQFLLKNVYIKEDRSLGWRFNLDVLKGKYTSFITVGVKSGIFKGPTLFLAGEKSQYILPEDKATIEKQFPKAIIKTIPNAGHWVQAENPQAFDAFVAEFLNQ; encoded by the coding sequence TTGGAAGAACTACAGTACAGCAAGATATATGGAGCAGAAAACGCGGGTATTCCGTTAGTAGTTATACACGGCTTATTTGGCATGTCCGATAATTGGGGAACATTTGGCCGCAATTTTGGAGAAAAAAGACAAGTGCATCTTTTGGACCTTCGTAATCATGGGCGCAGTTTTCATAGTGAAGAGATGTCTATCGAAGTTATGGTTGATGATCTATCTGCCTATATCGCATCTATTGGAGCGGATCAAATTGATCTTATTGGACATTCATTAGGTGGTAAAGTTGCCATGCAATTTGCTATAGATCATCCTGAAAAAGTAGCTAAATTGATTGTAGCTGATATTGCCCCCAAATCCTACCCTCCGCATCATGAAGATATATTCAATGCACTAAGTGCCGTTAATATTGAAACTGTCGAAAATCGTAAAGACGTACAGATAGCACTTGAGCACTATATTAAAGAACCAGGAGTTGTCCAGTTTTTATTGAAGAACGTGTATATCAAAGAAGACCGAAGTCTAGGGTGGCGTTTCAATCTAGACGTTCTGAAAGGTAAATACACTTCGTTTATCACAGTAGGTGTCAAATCAGGTATATTTAAAGGACCTACTTTATTTTTGGCTGGTGAAAAGTCACAATACATCCTGCCCGAAGACAAAGCAACTATCGAAAAGCAGTTTCCAAAAGCCATAATAAAAACAATCCCTAATGCAGGACATTGGGTGCAGGCAGAAAACCCACAAGCATTTGATGCTTTTGTTGCCGAGTTTTTAAATCAATAA
- a CDS encoding Crp/Fnr family transcriptional regulator yields MIAAFFRDFGIFSEEEIAQVLQLFTIRKLSKGDYFAREHEKSNEVAFIRSGIFRSFYTTPNGDDITYCFRFPNDLMAAYSSFITGGPSVEAIQAIVPTELYVIQKNKLDQLVLEKPIWTMFLKIIAEQQYLELEKRVFQLQKETAAQRYASLLKNQPEFILQIPLHYLASYLGITQRHLSRIRKEITS; encoded by the coding sequence ATGATAGCAGCATTTTTTCGTGATTTTGGAATTTTTTCGGAAGAGGAGATTGCACAAGTTCTTCAACTTTTTACGATCAGAAAGTTGAGTAAAGGAGATTATTTTGCTCGTGAGCATGAAAAAAGTAATGAAGTGGCATTTATTCGATCTGGAATCTTTCGCTCCTTTTATACAACTCCCAATGGTGACGATATTACTTATTGTTTTCGATTTCCAAATGATCTTATGGCGGCCTATTCTTCTTTTATAACTGGTGGTCCTAGTGTGGAAGCCATACAGGCTATTGTGCCGACAGAATTATATGTGATTCAGAAAAATAAACTTGATCAATTGGTTCTTGAGAAGCCGATATGGACTATGTTTCTTAAGATTATAGCAGAACAGCAATATCTAGAATTGGAAAAAAGGGTTTTTCAATTGCAGAAGGAAACTGCCGCCCAACGTTATGCATCGTTGCTCAAAAATCAACCAGAATTTATCTTGCAAATCCCATTACATTATCTCGCTTCCTACCTTGGTATTACGCAAAGACATCTGAGTCGTATACGAAAAGAGATTACTTCTTAG
- a CDS encoding DUF6268 family outer membrane beta-barrel protein, whose protein sequence is MIRNFEIKKTVLCVFIMVIYCQFVEAQVQIEMKTEYIGKSDYRKSENEKSEKVGDSQGAAMVHQANMTIPLSLKLNENKRPTLWAISANGVYAKLANKNFTAPLVVDEILNIGMNLTHLRPLNDRWSILATIGGGIFMSNTDFSKAGFKNVLGNVGTVFIRHLKPNLDLGGGIMVNNSFGFPMVFPALYLNWKTEGKYAVKIALMQGLELSVGYDLTKNFRLNLIAEMNGQTALLQQEGKDKMFSHLYMIAGFRPEIKIGKKISIPLTVGMNLWRPAQITDRTLKSMFQDKEYYFRASPYASAGLKMNL, encoded by the coding sequence ATGATCAGAAATTTTGAAATTAAAAAAACAGTGCTTTGCGTATTTATAATGGTTATTTACTGCCAATTTGTGGAGGCACAAGTACAAATAGAAATGAAAACCGAATATATTGGAAAATCGGACTACCGAAAATCAGAGAACGAAAAAAGCGAAAAAGTAGGTGATAGTCAAGGTGCTGCTATGGTTCACCAGGCTAACATGACGATTCCTCTATCTTTAAAATTGAACGAAAATAAACGTCCCACACTCTGGGCTATAAGTGCAAATGGTGTTTATGCAAAGCTGGCCAATAAAAACTTTACAGCGCCCTTAGTGGTAGATGAAATATTAAATATTGGGATGAATCTAACTCATTTAAGACCTTTGAACGACCGGTGGTCTATACTGGCGACTATCGGTGGAGGTATTTTTATGTCTAATACTGATTTTTCAAAAGCAGGATTCAAAAATGTACTTGGCAATGTCGGAACTGTTTTCATTCGTCACTTAAAACCAAATTTGGATTTAGGCGGTGGTATTATGGTCAACAATTCTTTTGGTTTCCCAATGGTCTTTCCTGCCCTTTATCTCAACTGGAAAACTGAGGGGAAATATGCTGTAAAGATAGCTCTTATGCAGGGCTTAGAGTTATCCGTAGGATATGATTTGACGAAAAATTTCCGGTTAAATCTTATCGCAGAAATGAATGGCCAGACAGCTCTTCTACAACAAGAAGGAAAAGATAAAATGTTTTCACATTTATATATGATTGCGGGTTTTCGCCCAGAAATAAAAATAGGAAAAAAGATATCAATACCGCTAACCGTTGGTATGAATCTGTGGCGACCAGCTCAGATCACAGATAGAACATTGAAAAGTATGTTTCAAGATAAAGAGTATTATTTCAGAGCATCTCCCTATGCATCGGCAGGTTTAAAGATGAATTTATAA
- a CDS encoding lysophospholipid acyltransferase family protein yields the protein MLGYFIGQVCKYRLSVCVQNLARAFPHLSYQEINIHRHNFYQNLARIIWENFHPRQVKLHLSESALETINRLQKQRSQAILLLGHYGNWELITKIPQFTNIPTQALYKPLKNRFLNYLSYKKRTKHGMRLLPAQHALRILLREKQTPSITLFIADQFPGHDNGIAVEFLQQTTFMFSGAEKLARQLNTSVGYVSLHPLNKQVWELDITPICDHAASTSEGFITRQFASMLEKSIQKDPSWWLWTHRRWK from the coding sequence ATGTTAGGTTATTTCATTGGACAAGTTTGTAAATATCGGCTAAGCGTATGCGTACAAAATCTCGCTCGCGCCTTCCCTCACTTGTCCTATCAGGAAATTAACATACATCGTCATAATTTCTACCAAAATCTTGCCCGTATTATATGGGAAAATTTTCATCCTCGTCAGGTAAAATTACATTTATCAGAATCAGCCCTTGAAACGATCAATAGGCTCCAAAAACAACGAAGTCAAGCTATACTGTTATTAGGTCATTACGGAAATTGGGAGCTGATAACGAAAATACCACAATTTACAAACATACCTACACAAGCTCTATATAAACCTTTAAAAAACAGATTTTTAAATTATTTAAGTTATAAAAAAAGGACCAAACATGGTATGCGCCTGTTGCCTGCTCAACATGCATTAAGGATACTTTTACGGGAAAAACAAACTCCTTCCATTACATTATTTATTGCAGATCAATTTCCTGGACATGACAATGGAATTGCTGTTGAGTTTTTACAACAAACTACCTTCATGTTTTCTGGTGCCGAAAAGCTAGCAAGGCAACTAAATACATCTGTAGGATATGTTTCCTTACACCCCTTAAATAAACAAGTGTGGGAACTTGATATTACACCTATATGTGATCATGCGGCATCAACTTCTGAAGGATTCATAACTAGGCAATTTGCGTCCATGCTGGAAAAAAGCATACAAAAAGACCCTAGTTGGTGGTTGTGGACACATCGCCGTTGGAAATAA